The DNA region AGGTCCTTACATTTGGTTTCCACAATAATATCCCCTGACCTTTTATTTTGTAGAGTTTATTGGTTACCTATGCATTTATTTAAGTTCTGTGTTTGTTAGCAAAAGGTCAGCTTGTTTGACAGAGGTTTACTGGTACCCATGATATGCCAAGCAACATTTCAAATGCAAAATATACAACAAAGGGTGAGTGGACCAAATCTCTCTATTCTCACAAGACAAACACATGGGAAAAGCCATTGGTTTTGTTCATGTCTGCTGGAGACAGACAGTTTTGTTTCCGTACGACCTCTGTTTCAGGTGAGTGTCACTCCTGGACCAGTTTTATTCTGTTGAGTGATTCATTTCATGAAGGCACTGAGAATAAATTGGAAGGAAAATCTCTGTTGTACATTTGCGAGCCCATAGCAGAGCCACAGGATTCTTCCAGCCCAATGTGATCCAAATTGGGCAGAGATATTCTGTGACCTGTGCCTCAGATTTCTGCAGAGCTTTTCCACTGTGAAGGCTCCAGCCCCTCCACCCTTGAGGCTATTAGAGAGCAACTGGGTGGGTATAGGGTTCCAGTTCACAAAGCTGTTCCCAAAAGATGTCAATCACTTACTAAGCACTTAGTGTTGCAAGCAGTGTTAGGAATATACCAATCCCTTGAAGTAGCTTTTATTATTCTCATATGGATACAGAGTCCAAAGACGAAATGCATGCAGGTCAGTGTTTATAGTTCCTTGATGAGTGGGAAgttcctgacaaatgcagaattAATGAAGACTGAATTCTGACTGTTAAGAGTTAGTTAGGTAGTGGGGGGATGATCTTATCATGCAGTCTGTCAATTGCCTCACTAGTTTACAGCTATACTTTGAAAGATCTGGacacttcagtttctttatattcTCTGAGTAATGACTTTTTGCAGTTTTCATGTTTTAGAAAATGGTGAAATGATTAGGGTCAGGATTAAGGGTTGggtttagggttaggggttaggggtttgGAGTtagaggttagggttaggggttagagTTAGGGTGAGGAGTTAGGGTTGGGGGTTGGGTTAGGGGTtgtggttagggttaggggttagggatTAGGATTAGGggtagggttaggggttaggggttatggttagggttaggagttggggttagggttaggggttaggagTTAGGATCAGGgatagggttaggggttaggggcTAGGTTTAGGTTTAGGGTTGGGGGTTATGGTTAGGGTTATTATGTAAACGTCTTGACCGTAGACGGAGGCTAGTTGAAAAGAAAGTTTAGAGGATGTGGGCTATGAAGGCTAATTGTGGCTGAATGTAACCTTACAGTGTCtatgtacacatttataaaaaataGATTCCTTAAATTCCACTAATAAGGCATCTATGAAatcatagttttgtttgtttgtttgttttttttgtttttttgaagacagggtttctctgtgtagccctagctgtcctggaactcactctgtagaccgggctggcctagaactcagaaatccacctgcctctgcctcccaagtgctgggattaaaggaatgcgccagaaatcattgtttaaaaaaaccCCTTCAGTACAGTTTGAAAGTTTCATGACCTGCGTTGAAAAGTCAATTTATTGGtgacagaaataaatgaatagcTTCCATGTTTATTCTACTTCTCCTCCAGGGTTGAGTCTGTTTCCAGGGAAGAGTGACTGTCAAGTAAGAATTGTGAAGTCGATCTGGAGATTGAGGACAGAACTGAGAAGTCAAATTCACTGACTGCTCTCACCAATACCCCAGCACAGATGCAAGTTCATGTGGATACTGTTAGGTTGTAAGGAGCCAAATTCAGTTTGTTCCAACACACAGCATAGCTATCAGTATGAGTCTGATCTTCACACATGTTTTGTATCCTTAGTTCATAAGTATCCTTTAGGGTAATGacccattttattttcatttatttttacagttgGTTGATTAAATGAGGACAAAGAAGCCGCTTCATGGTTCCATTCACCCTAAACTTATATTCTCATtggtactttatatatatatatatatatatatatatatatatatatatatatatatatacaaatatatatatttaaattaattctttgaaattttcaccCAAGTTGTTTTGATCCTAGTTGGTAACTTTCTGTCCTTTGTAAAAGGACAGAAAGGCCTGTGGCTCAGGGACCGATTGCTGGGGTCCTCAGACTTTGATCATTGTCATAGAGCTGGAGATTTCTCATGGACACTTTGTCCTCTCTGCTGAGGAAATTCACTGCTCATTTACACAGTTCCTCAGGCATcatgtctgacttttttttttcaaaaccctCTTTTGCTCAGGCTGGAGGTCAAATATGTGTGTTGTAGAACTTGTCAATTGGGATAGAGATCAGTTAAAAAGAACATTACGAAGCTGTTATAAGACTGAGAAAGCTCTCCATGGTTCCACTTTAAACATTCTCCAATATATGCCAAGTCCagaatgtatatatgaatatagatagatgatatatatgaatatactaaAGTCCAGAACAGTGTTTGCTGCTGTTTAGGTAACAAGGAGGGTTAAATGCATATACACTTACAAACTAGACGGTACTGGAAGAGTTAATGAGAAACTATTAGAGTTTTCATTGAAGTACTGAGGATGgaagacttgtttttttttcttactctttagTTTATAGTTGATACACATTAATTACATATAATGAGTTTGAATATGACAGTTTAATGTATATACACTTTATATTTTGGTCATGTTCATGCCCATTGCTCTCTTATATCTCTTCCTACTTTGGAACAACTTAGTATACTCCCTGATGTCCCACATTCCTGTCTTTAACTGGCCTTGAGTTATTTTAGGGTTGTTCTCAGAGACACTGCTGTGTCTTGACAGGAGCATGGAGATCTTAGCTGTGTCAGCACCACTGAATAAATTGTCTTCCTGTCTtccagcaaccattaactgcaTATAAATCCTCAGAGAGGGGCCAGACTTggtccctcctcttctccttggCGGATGTTGGCCAGCCCAAGCTCATGCAGGTAACCCCAGCCACTGTGAATTCAAGAACAAagccttttcaatttttattagaaTCTTAAGAGAAGTGAGTCCAATTGGCCAgagaccaaaataagaacaaggtGACCAGCTGCACTAGCTATGTATTTAGTAAAACTTCATGGAAAATCTGCCCTGGATTCTACTTCAGGGATACCCTTTCTAAAGATTGTTTTCTGTCTCCAAAATCCAGCCAAAGTCTCTATTCTGTGTCTACAAAGCTCTATAAATCTCCCTCTAGATACACATCAACATAGCTCCGCATCCCTGGAGGCAAGGCTCCATGACCCCTCCTGCTGACTTCTTCAAGTGGGAAGAACCTTGATGGGTATGAGATTGATATACCCTCTTCTTCCAGTGTGGACAATATTCTGGCTTCCGACAGTTTGGTTTCGCAAATTTGTGAGTTTGGTGTGTTCTAGCTGGCCTTCTGTGGACTTTGCATTCCTGAGGTGTGACTGTCTTCATCATGTCTTCCTGCTCTCCTCCTGTTCAATCCTCATTGTGTTGGGGATTACTGATTGTTTCACGGTATTGTAATGTGCCACTTATGTTTCGACTAGTGACTATGATGAGTAACACTACCCTCAAATGTTCTTTCACACCCTCTTAGGTTCACACGGGACTTTGTGTCTTTGGGCAGATATCTGGGAGTGGCTTCTGGTCACACTCTTTGTTGGTGTTCTTAACTGAGGTGGATCCTGGCAAGTTGAATATTTTGAAAGCCAAGGACACATCTTTACAGAGTTGAGTCTCTGTCACCTACCATCTTATCACACCACCAGGGCTTGGTGCAATGTATTCAGTCCCCAATGTCCCTAATGTCTCCAAATGTCCCCAGTGgtgatttctttctcttcaggtTTCACATGCTACATTGGACAATCTCTGCCTCTGGGGAATGCCACAATGCTTGTCTATTtttagggaaaaaagaaagattaactGGTACCATCTGCCCACAGCCTAACTCAGTAGAGCAGATAAATATACTCATTCCCGAGTAGCATTCTCCAGGACTATAAAGGTCTCCTGTTTGTCCTTTCCCACCTGGCTTAACGCAATCATCAGTCCCATCCTGCACAGAGAGCGAGTCATAAAACATGAAGGCTTTGTTACTCTTTGCTGTTTTCTTCTGCTTGGTCCAAGGAAACTCAGGTAAATGTCTTCTGAGTAAACCCTGGCAGGAGAAGGCAGGACTCTCTTTTAGTTTGCAGACAGCATTGAGGTATGTCTAGGTATAAGCATCCGGCACAGTCTGGGGCTCAGCGCTGGACCACTTTCATAACgaagaggttttatttttatttttttgtttgtttgtttgttgagagcTGTCAATTTTACAGCACAAGACCTAGAGGCCCATTTCCTCCAAGACAAATAGAAAGATCTGATTGTAAATCTGAGATAGTTTATTCAGGCCGGAACTACAGCCAGACATGTGTCAGAGCAGGAGCTGCAAGATAAATTGTAAGATGACTGCCATTGTGTGCGCAGAGAAGGTATTCACTTCTATGGCTCTTCCTCAGCTTTTGCATATAGCCTATTATATCCACAAAAACCCAGATGTATCctttaaatgaattttcaaatgagagaaaataggTGACCTTAAGAAAGCCAGAGTCCAGATCTGAGGCTTTTGAATTAGTGGCTCTTCTGTCAAGGTGGACTACACCCACATCCCTATGTCCTTTCCAAACCATGGTAGATTTGATGAACACAGTATCATAAATTAGTCCCCATCTGAAGTCTGGATGCTGCAGGAGATTATTTTTCTAGACATGTCAGGCATACAGAGTGTTGCTGTTGCTTTTAAATACAGGATGTACAGCATTGTTAGAAAgccctatatatatatgtgtgtgtgtgtgtgtgtgtgtgtgtgtgtgtactttttattggttatttgctttatttacattccaaatgttttctccctttccaggtctcccattCGGAAACTCtatatcccatcccccctccccctgactttatgagggtgctccttgacctgcccacccactcccagcttcctgccctggcattcccctacattggggcttcttagaagggtgaaagGCCTTGTTTTTAACCGTCTNNNNNNNNNNTTCTTTTTATTGTAGTAATAAGAGTGAAAATCCAGCCACAAGCTGAAAGGCAGACACACTCCTAAGTAGTCTATAGCCTGAGACCTACATCCAGTTATTCTGCTTTCTTAAATGCCACCCTCCTGCCCTCACAGTGGACCTCTGCCTCCAGGCAGCTGAAGGACCCTGCTGGACCAGGGCCTACAGCGGGCCAGGTGATTTCACATACAGCCTGCCTTGTCATCCTGGAAACACCATGAGATATAAAAAATTGCTATTGAAAGATAAGGAGGAAAATATCAGTGACATTGGGACTTAgctctggcttttgtttgtttgtttttttgttttgttttgttttgaaaattttattagatattttctttatttacatttcaagtgttatcccctttcctggaagAACCCCTATCtgatcccccttcccctgcccaccaatccacctactcctgcttccctgtcctggcattcccctgcactggggcatcaagccttcacaggaccaagggtctctcttcccattgatgcctgacaaggccatcctctgctacacatgtggctggagccatgggtccctccatgtgtatactctttggttgtggtttagtccccgggagctctggggtactggttggttcatattattgttcttcctctggggctgcaaacccctttagctccttgggtcctttctctagatcctgtATTGTATTCCTCCATAgctccctgtgctcagtccaatggttgaagACATAGCTCTGTTAAGAGTGGAGCATATTCTTCAAGCTGGGCTGAGGGCTGGAGCCTCTGTTTATCTCCCTCTCTTGTATCCACAGGGGACATACCACCTGGAATCAGAAACACAGTGTGCCTCATGCAGCAGGGCCACTGCAGGCTCTTCATGTGCCATTATGGTGAGAGAAAGGGGGACATCTGCTCTGACCCCTGGAATAGATGTTGCGTACCCAACTACATTAAAGACAGAAGATAGAAGACTTAGGTTGGGAGATCTGGGATGTGGGTTGCAAACTCCTGAAAGGTGGGGACCTGGAAACACCTCAACAACTTTGACTATGTGTGGCTGATGGTGCATGCTCAATAAACACTTGCTGAATAAACCTATCACTGAGGCAGAGGTCCAATGAAAGGATTTCATTGAAAAAGGTATAAATTTGCTACTTATTTTAAAGGACTTTGAGGAGTTCCTggtatttttcttcatttctctactTCATCCTTTCTTCATCACAGGTAATGCCTTCTACATCCTCAGGGATAAGGTAGAGCAGAAACCAAATCCAGCTCTAAACACTGTTTTCAAAGGGACAGGAGTGGCCAACTCACTGCCTGTATGCCCTTTATGGCACCCATC from Mastomys coucha isolate ucsf_1 unplaced genomic scaffold, UCSF_Mcou_1 pScaffold22, whole genome shotgun sequence includes:
- the LOC116071200 gene encoding sperm-associated antigen 11, with protein sequence MKALLLFAVFFCLVQGNSGDIPPGIRNTVCLMQQGHCRLFMCHYGERKGDICSDPWNRCCVPNYIKDRR